The proteins below come from a single Saccharophagus degradans 2-40 genomic window:
- a CDS encoding class I SAM-dependent methyltransferase, producing the protein MLTIDFNRIQVKPGDTLLDLGCGEGRHTIGAYLSFPGALIVGVDLSLKDLTTANQRLQEWQTDDVLAQGAQAQFICGDGFNLPFADHSFDHIICSEVLEHIPNYQRFFAELHRLLKPGGNLCLSVPRAWPERICWKLSDAYHEVEGGHVHIFKPADIHNLVTQFPYCARGQHGAHALHAPYWWLRCLFWREGEQLWPVRLYHKFLVWDLMQRPWLTRTLDKLLNPVMGKSVVFYYEKQQS; encoded by the coding sequence ATGCTGACGATTGATTTTAACCGCATACAAGTAAAACCAGGCGATACACTACTGGACTTAGGCTGCGGCGAAGGCCGCCACACCATTGGTGCCTATTTAAGTTTCCCCGGCGCACTTATAGTAGGGGTAGATTTAAGCCTTAAAGATTTAACCACCGCCAATCAGCGCCTGCAGGAATGGCAGACAGACGACGTATTAGCACAGGGCGCGCAGGCACAATTTATTTGCGGCGACGGTTTTAACCTACCCTTTGCCGACCACAGTTTTGACCATATTATTTGCTCGGAAGTATTAGAGCACATACCCAACTACCAACGCTTTTTTGCAGAGCTACACCGCTTGCTAAAGCCCGGCGGCAACCTGTGTTTGAGTGTGCCGCGCGCCTGGCCAGAAAGAATTTGCTGGAAGCTAAGCGACGCCTATCACGAAGTAGAAGGTGGCCACGTACATATATTTAAACCCGCCGACATTCACAATTTGGTCACACAATTCCCCTACTGTGCGCGCGGGCAGCACGGTGCGCACGCCTTGCACGCACCCTACTGGTGGCTGCGCTGCCTATTTTGGCGCGAGGGCGAGCAGCTTTGGCCGGTGCGCCTCTACCATAAATTTTTAGTGTGGGATTTAATGCAACGCCCCTGGTTAACCCGCACCCTAGACAAACTGCTTAACCCAGTAATGGGCAAAAGCGTGGTGTTTTACTATGAAAAACAACAATCATAA
- a CDS encoding glycosyltransferase family 4 protein — translation MSVAIPHTRANSTTASSTHSSSAANVPADGKLPPHQRLNIALLGYRSHPFVGGQGIYIKYLSRALNALGHKVTVFSGPPYPQLDSEITLVKVPSLDLYEQENHVTALRWHHLKSFSDFYEWFTMLTGGFGEPYTFSRRVRKLITPNQFDIVHDNQSLGRGLLSIQKHTPVIATIHHPIHRDRKLAIDAAPNWQHRLLRKRWYSFLTMQEKVCKKLDNLVTVSKVSQTDIARFFKRPEQSVPVVPNGVDTQVFSPNPSVKKHPFGIITTASSDQPLKGLRFLLEAMVTIKKQFPQATLTVIGKLQEGGASDTLLKSLQLENTIVFKSGLTTQALVEQYQTARIAVCPSLYEGFGLPAAEAMACGLAVVSSNGGALPEVVGDAGLVVEKGSSDAIANAIISLFSTPHQIESLGAKARERIEQTFSWHTVAQQLTQHYLKIIQTKTYTHLLDDAFIKKAPARLTASETLPHADD, via the coding sequence ATGTCTGTGGCTATTCCTCATACCCGCGCCAACTCCACAACGGCAAGCAGCACCCACAGCTCAAGCGCTGCCAATGTGCCCGCCGACGGAAAACTGCCGCCACATCAACGCTTAAATATCGCCCTACTTGGCTACCGCAGCCACCCATTTGTGGGTGGGCAAGGCATATACATTAAATACTTAAGTCGCGCCCTTAATGCCCTCGGCCACAAGGTAACGGTTTTTTCTGGGCCACCCTACCCGCAACTAGATAGCGAAATAACACTGGTTAAAGTACCCAGCCTAGATTTATACGAACAAGAAAACCACGTAACAGCGCTGCGCTGGCACCACTTAAAATCGTTCTCTGATTTTTACGAATGGTTCACCATGCTCACCGGCGGTTTTGGTGAGCCATACACGTTTAGCCGACGCGTGCGCAAACTAATAACGCCTAACCAGTTCGATATAGTGCACGACAATCAAAGCCTTGGTCGCGGTTTATTAAGCATTCAAAAACACACACCGGTGATTGCTACCATTCACCACCCAATCCACCGCGACAGAAAACTCGCAATCGATGCCGCCCCCAACTGGCAGCACCGCCTATTGCGCAAGCGCTGGTATAGCTTTTTAACCATGCAAGAAAAGGTGTGCAAAAAACTGGATAACCTAGTGACTGTATCCAAAGTTTCACAAACAGACATAGCACGCTTTTTTAAGCGGCCTGAACAGTCTGTGCCGGTAGTGCCCAACGGTGTAGACACCCAAGTGTTTTCGCCCAACCCTAGTGTAAAAAAGCATCCATTTGGCATTATTACCACGGCGTCATCCGATCAACCATTGAAGGGCCTGCGCTTTTTATTAGAAGCTATGGTAACTATTAAAAAGCAATTCCCGCAGGCAACACTCACTGTAATAGGTAAACTGCAGGAAGGCGGCGCGTCGGATACCTTATTAAAATCACTACAACTAGAAAACACCATTGTCTTTAAAAGCGGCTTAACCACGCAAGCACTGGTAGAACAATATCAAACTGCGCGCATTGCAGTATGCCCTTCACTCTACGAAGGTTTTGGCCTACCCGCCGCAGAAGCTATGGCGTGCGGCCTAGCTGTAGTAAGCAGTAATGGCGGCGCCCTGCCAGAAGTGGTAGGCGACGCAGGCTTAGTGGTAGAAAAAGGCTCAAGCGATGCAATTGCCAATGCAATAATTTCGCTGTTTAGCACGCCCCATCAAATAGAAAGCCTAGGTGCAAAAGCGCGCGAACGTATCGAGCAAACTTTTAGCTGGCATACCGTTGCCCAACAACTTACCCAGCATTATTTGAAAATAATTCAAACCAAAACATACACACATTTATTAGACGACGCTTTTATAAAAAAAGCCCCAGCAAGGCTCACCGCCAGCGAGACGCTTCCCCATGCTGACGATTGA
- a CDS encoding thioredoxin family protein, whose protein sequence is MHHSAFALQLLHSRLISQQSENPMSQPAANTFFVKAAKSVGIFVVLLVGAYIINVEIQSYLGRNAAVATGLPTHTFEQALSLAKQQSKPVLANFSAAWCPACRRLDKDVLAKPEVKQRIEQHYIFTRIDYDTEEGQTFMARYQAKGTPTLLILDAQGEQLKRLNLTFAPAQFLTQL, encoded by the coding sequence ATGCATCATTCAGCATTTGCGTTACAACTGTTACACTCGCGCCTAATTAGCCAGCAGAGCGAAAACCCAATGAGCCAACCCGCCGCCAACACATTCTTCGTAAAAGCCGCCAAATCTGTTGGCATATTTGTGGTGCTTTTGGTGGGCGCTTACATTATTAATGTAGAGATACAAAGCTACCTTGGCCGCAATGCAGCCGTAGCCACCGGGCTGCCCACCCATACATTCGAGCAAGCTCTTAGCTTGGCAAAACAGCAGAGCAAGCCAGTGTTAGCAAACTTCTCTGCCGCTTGGTGCCCCGCTTGTAGGCGTCTAGATAAAGACGTGCTAGCTAAGCCCGAAGTAAAACAGCGCATAGAGCAGCACTATATATTTACGCGCATAGATTACGATACCGAAGAAGGCCAAACCTTTATGGCCCGCTATCAAGCCAAGGGCACACCCACATTGCTTATTTTAGATGCGCAGGGCGAACAGCTAAAAAGACTGAACCTAACCTTCGCACCGGCGCAGTTTTTAACACAGCTATAA
- the hisB gene encoding imidazoleglycerol-phosphate dehydratase HisB, which translates to MADRKAQVSRDTLETQISVELNLDGTGTGKFNTGVPFLEHMMDQIARHGFIDLDVTCKGDTYIDDHHSVEDIGITIGQAMAKAVGDKRGIRRYGHAYVPLDEALSRVVIDFSGRPGLIMNIPFTQKRIGKFDTELFWEFFQGFVNHAGVTLHVDCLRGENAHHQIETVFKAFGRSLRMALERDERLGDAMPSTKGTL; encoded by the coding sequence ATGGCCGATCGTAAGGCACAAGTCAGCCGCGACACATTAGAGACTCAAATTTCGGTTGAGCTTAATCTGGATGGTACCGGAACCGGTAAGTTCAACACGGGAGTGCCCTTTTTAGAGCACATGATGGACCAGATTGCGCGCCATGGTTTTATTGACCTAGACGTAACCTGTAAAGGCGACACCTACATTGATGATCACCACAGTGTAGAAGATATAGGTATTACTATTGGCCAAGCTATGGCTAAAGCTGTGGGCGATAAGCGCGGTATTCGCCGCTATGGCCACGCCTATGTACCTCTCGACGAAGCGCTTTCGCGCGTGGTTATCGATTTTTCGGGTCGTCCAGGCCTTATTATGAACATCCCATTCACCCAAAAACGTATTGGTAAATTTGATACCGAGCTATTTTGGGAGTTTTTCCAAGGTTTTGTTAACCACGCGGGTGTGACTTTGCATGTGGATTGCTTGCGCGGCGAGAATGCGCACCACCAGATCGAAACAGTGTTTAAAGCCTTTGGCCGCAGTTTGCGTATGGCGTTAGAGCGCGACGAGCGTTTAGGCGATGCTATGCCATCAACCAAAGGTACGCTCTAG
- the hisH gene encoding imidazole glycerol phosphate synthase subunit HisH has protein sequence MTQQRIAVIDYGMGNLHSVASALSHVAPTEDVVVTADPDIIASADRVIFPGVGAIRDCMAEILRLDINTVVDTAIQAGKPVLAICVGMQALMNRSEENGGVDCLGRIPGQVKFFSASPEFKLASDESSPSGERLKVPHMGWNQVQQTVDHPMWDKIDNNSRFYFVHSYYVEVENSDVIAGRAHYGLEFTASLFKDNLFAVQFHPEKSHHSGLQLLSNFVRWNGAS, from the coding sequence ATGACCCAACAGCGCATTGCAGTCATCGATTACGGTATGGGCAACTTGCATTCGGTTGCCAGTGCTCTTAGCCACGTTGCGCCCACCGAAGACGTAGTGGTTACCGCCGACCCCGACATTATTGCCAGTGCAGATCGCGTTATATTCCCAGGTGTTGGCGCCATCCGCGATTGCATGGCGGAAATACTGCGGTTAGACATCAACACCGTTGTGGATACCGCCATACAAGCCGGTAAACCCGTATTGGCAATATGTGTAGGTATGCAGGCGTTAATGAATCGCAGCGAAGAAAACGGCGGCGTAGATTGCTTAGGTCGTATTCCCGGGCAGGTTAAATTTTTCTCTGCTAGCCCAGAATTTAAACTGGCCAGTGATGAAAGCAGCCCTTCTGGCGAGCGCCTAAAAGTGCCGCATATGGGTTGGAACCAAGTGCAGCAAACCGTCGATCACCCCATGTGGGACAAAATCGACAACAACAGCCGCTTCTACTTTGTACACAGCTATTATGTAGAGGTAGAAAACTCCGATGTAATTGCCGGTCGCGCCCATTACGGCTTGGAATTTACCGCATCGCTGTTTAAAGATAATTTGTTCGCTGTGCAGTTCCACCCAGAAAAAAGTCACCACAGCGGCTTGCAGTTGTTATCTAATTTTGTGCGTTGGAACGGCGCCTCGTAG
- the hisA gene encoding 1-(5-phosphoribosyl)-5-[(5-phosphoribosylamino)methylideneamino]imidazole-4-carboxamide isomerase, with protein sequence MIVIPAIDLKDGACVRLRQGLMEDSTVFSDDPAAMARKWVEQGAKRLHLVDLNGAFAGEPVNGEVVKAIAKAYPNLPIQIGGGIRSLETIKHYLDAGVTYVIIGTKAVKEPEFVKQACDAFPGHIIVGLDAKDGYVATDGWAEVSTVKATDLAKQFAADGVSEIVYTDIARDGMMQGVNIEATVEMARAGNIPIIASGGITNMDDIKGLMAVAHEGITGAITGRAIYEGSLDLAEAQAYCDAQ encoded by the coding sequence ATGATAGTTATTCCAGCCATTGATTTAAAAGACGGTGCCTGTGTGCGCTTGCGCCAAGGTTTAATGGAAGATTCCACCGTGTTTTCTGACGACCCCGCTGCGATGGCTCGCAAATGGGTTGAGCAGGGCGCAAAGCGTTTGCACCTAGTGGATTTAAACGGCGCCTTCGCCGGCGAACCAGTTAACGGTGAGGTGGTTAAGGCCATCGCTAAAGCGTACCCAAACCTACCTATCCAAATTGGTGGCGGTATTCGCAGCTTAGAAACGATTAAGCACTATTTAGATGCCGGCGTAACCTACGTAATTATTGGTACCAAAGCGGTAAAAGAGCCCGAGTTTGTTAAGCAGGCGTGCGATGCGTTTCCTGGCCATATTATTGTTGGTTTAGATGCTAAAGACGGCTACGTAGCCACCGATGGTTGGGCGGAAGTGTCTACCGTAAAAGCTACCGACCTCGCCAAACAGTTTGCCGCAGATGGTGTATCTGAAATTGTTTACACCGATATCGCCCGCGACGGCATGATGCAAGGCGTTAATATTGAAGCCACCGTCGAAATGGCGCGCGCAGGCAATATACCTATTATTGCATCGGGCGGCATAACCAATATGGACGATATTAAAGGCCTTATGGCGGTTGCACACGAGGGCATTACCGGCGCTATTACCGGCCGCGCTATTTACGAAGGCAGTTTAGATTTGGCCGAAGCGCAAGCCTACTGCGACGCGCAATAA
- the hisF gene encoding imidazole glycerol phosphate synthase subunit HisF, whose translation MPLAKRIIPCLDVDKGRVVKGVQFVDIRDAGDPVEVAKKYNEQGADEITFLDITASVEGRETTVQTVEKIAAEVFIPLTVGGGIRTLEDIRTMLNAGADKVSINSAAVKDPEFVKAAAEGFGSQCIVVAIDAKKVSAEGEPPRWEIFTHGGRKPTGIDAIEWAIRMTDYGAGEILLTSMDKDGTKDGFDLAVTRAIADAVPVPVIASGGVGNLQHLVDGVIEGGADAVLAASIFHFGEYTVPQAKEYMQERGVEVRL comes from the coding sequence ATGCCACTGGCAAAGCGTATTATTCCCTGTTTGGATGTTGATAAAGGTCGCGTTGTAAAAGGCGTGCAGTTTGTGGATATCCGCGATGCTGGCGACCCAGTAGAAGTGGCTAAAAAGTACAACGAACAGGGCGCTGATGAGATTACCTTTCTCGATATTACCGCCAGTGTTGAGGGCCGCGAAACCACTGTGCAAACAGTAGAAAAAATTGCCGCCGAAGTGTTTATTCCCCTAACCGTGGGCGGCGGTATTCGCACCCTTGAAGATATTCGCACCATGCTAAACGCCGGTGCCGATAAAGTAAGTATTAACTCCGCTGCAGTGAAAGACCCTGAGTTTGTGAAAGCCGCTGCTGAGGGTTTTGGTTCGCAGTGTATTGTGGTGGCCATAGATGCCAAGAAAGTTAGCGCAGAGGGTGAGCCGCCACGCTGGGAGATTTTCACCCACGGTGGTCGCAAACCTACTGGCATTGATGCGATTGAATGGGCAATACGCATGACTGACTACGGCGCCGGTGAAATACTGCTAACCAGTATGGATAAAGACGGCACCAAAGATGGCTTCGACTTAGCGGTTACTCGCGCAATAGCCGATGCCGTACCCGTACCTGTTATCGCTTCTGGCGGTGTGGGTAACCTGCAACATTTAGTAGATGGTGTAATCGAGGGCGGTGCAGATGCCGTACTTGCAGCCAGTATTTTCCACTTTGGGGAATACACGGTGCCACAGGCTAAAGAGTATATGCAGGAGAGGGGGGTAGAAGTGAGGCTGTAA
- a CDS encoding DUF6316 family protein translates to MNRTGENGSEPARSKRFFMKGDYWYYSTREGVDIGPFDTQHEAEVGASDFIDFIMHAEPSIVQTLEKYGRAAAA, encoded by the coding sequence ATGAACAGAACAGGTGAAAACGGCTCAGAACCAGCACGCTCAAAACGTTTCTTTATGAAGGGCGATTACTGGTATTACAGCACAAGAGAAGGTGTGGATATTGGTCCATTCGATACTCAGCACGAAGCTGAGGTAGGTGCGAGCGATTTTATCGATTTCATCATGCACGCAGAGCCTTCTATAGTCCAAACCCTGGAAAAATACGGTCGCGCTGCAGCAGCTTAA
- a CDS encoding divergent polysaccharide deacetylase family protein has product MPHFLNKLKSSPASTLLTSWQQLSLFLTRPSDGRTFFLRIVMLACIFALFQSCNGGNQETKNNTQLTQTSENLPAEKTERPRTEQTPPLITAKPAEPGEPSESIGHTQTHTAENEPAAAKAVEDEPAIEVIAKPAVPVNITEQSTVTSPRIAIIIDDIGYRFDEGRELIELPYPLTFAFIPFSPYGARLAELAKQLNKPVMLHAPMATLNESKWEASLNPTMARTELIASLDAMLADIPHVTGVNNHGGSLFTQSRESMQWLSEALAERELFFVDSRTTAQSVAKEEAQRVNIPFNERDVFLDNERDLPAIDSQLDKLVAIALKHGEAVAIGHPYPETLQALKARLPLLAAQGVEVVGIELLLNRHRPVLSQSQTDKILPEG; this is encoded by the coding sequence GTGCCGCACTTTCTCAACAAACTTAAATCTAGCCCTGCGAGCACGCTGCTAACAAGCTGGCAGCAGCTCTCGCTGTTTTTAACGCGCCCCTCAGACGGCCGTACCTTTTTCTTGCGCATTGTTATGCTGGCGTGCATTTTTGCATTGTTCCAATCTTGCAATGGCGGCAACCAAGAGACAAAAAACAACACGCAATTAACACAAACCTCAGAAAACCTACCGGCAGAAAAAACTGAGCGCCCCCGCACAGAACAAACCCCACCTTTAATAACGGCTAAGCCGGCTGAACCTGGTGAACCAAGTGAATCTATCGGTCACACACAAACCCATACCGCTGAAAATGAGCCCGCTGCAGCTAAGGCAGTAGAGGATGAACCAGCAATAGAAGTTATTGCTAAGCCAGCGGTACCAGTGAACATTACCGAACAGTCAACGGTAACCAGCCCAAGAATTGCCATTATTATTGACGACATAGGCTACAGGTTTGATGAAGGTCGCGAGCTTATCGAGCTACCCTACCCACTCACGTTTGCCTTTATACCCTTTAGCCCCTACGGCGCGCGCCTAGCGGAGCTAGCCAAACAATTAAACAAACCCGTCATGCTGCACGCCCCCATGGCCACTTTAAACGAGAGCAAATGGGAGGCGAGCCTTAACCCTACAATGGCGCGCACCGAACTTATCGCCAGCCTCGATGCCATGTTGGCAGATATCCCCCACGTTACCGGTGTGAATAACCACGGCGGTAGCCTATTCACCCAAAGTCGAGAAAGTATGCAGTGGTTAAGCGAGGCGCTGGCAGAGCGCGAGCTGTTTTTTGTAGATAGCCGCACCACTGCGCAAAGCGTTGCCAAAGAAGAAGCCCAGCGAGTAAACATTCCTTTTAATGAGCGCGATGTGTTTTTAGATAACGAGCGCGACTTGCCTGCCATTGATTCACAGCTAGATAAACTAGTAGCAATAGCCCTTAAGCACGGGGAAGCCGTCGCCATTGGCCACCCCTACCCAGAAACCCTGCAAGCACTTAAAGCGCGCCTCCCCCTCTTGGCCGCCCAAGGGGTAGAAGTGGTAGGTATTGAATTATTATTAAATCGTCACCGTCCAGTTTTAAGCCAGAGCCAAACCGACAAAATTCTGCCCGAAGGGTAG
- a CDS encoding S41 family peptidase encodes MPHLYSFLRKLSVFTLAACAPLFVQAQTPSNEPEDADTISVLPLEDLRVFTKAYEHIRSSYIEEIDDRTLLEYAIRGMLDELDPHSAFLDASSFDDLQVHTSGEFGGLGIEVGIEDGFVKVISPIDDTPAQKAGVEAGDLIIKINGTSVKGITLSDAVEKMRGAPGTDITLTIMRKDVEQPFDLVLTRDKIKVRSVRSDIVEHDFAYLRVAQFQLRTGQDLANEIKKLQKINSDLKGVILDLRNNPGGVLTASVEVADLFLNDGLIVYTEGRMHDANSQYSATPGDAVDGLPMVVLINGGSASASEIVAGALQDQNRALVLGTRSFGKGSVQTVISITEDRAIKITTALYFTPNGRSIQAQGIEPDIEVERVKITAVQPQADITEADLSGHLKNAKGGAEVKASDRGKRKNELHERDSQLYEAVNILRGLHLFQKAQQAKAEKELEKSQAAEQAAAETTETP; translated from the coding sequence GTGCCCCACCTTTACTCGTTTTTGCGCAAGCTTAGTGTATTCACCCTCGCCGCTTGCGCCCCGCTATTTGTGCAGGCCCAAACACCCAGCAACGAACCAGAAGACGCCGACACCATTAGCGTGTTGCCATTGGAAGACTTGCGTGTGTTCACCAAAGCTTACGAACACATTCGCTCTTCTTATATAGAAGAGATAGACGATCGCACCCTGCTGGAATATGCCATTCGCGGTATGCTCGACGAGCTAGACCCGCACTCAGCATTCCTGGATGCCAGCTCCTTCGACGACCTACAAGTGCATACCAGCGGCGAATTTGGCGGCTTGGGTATAGAAGTAGGTATTGAAGATGGCTTTGTTAAGGTTATCTCGCCAATAGACGATACCCCCGCACAAAAAGCAGGTGTAGAAGCCGGCGACCTTATTATTAAAATTAACGGCACCTCGGTGAAGGGCATTACCCTAAGCGATGCTGTAGAAAAAATGCGCGGCGCACCGGGTACCGATATTACCCTCACCATTATGCGCAAAGACGTAGAGCAACCCTTCGACTTGGTGCTTACCCGCGACAAGATAAAAGTGCGCAGCGTGCGCTCGGATATTGTCGAGCACGACTTTGCCTACCTGCGCGTTGCACAGTTTCAGTTGCGCACCGGCCAAGACCTCGCCAACGAAATTAAAAAACTGCAGAAAATAAACTCAGACCTTAAGGGCGTGATTTTAGATTTGCGCAACAACCCGGGCGGTGTATTAACTGCCTCGGTAGAAGTAGCCGACCTATTCTTAAACGACGGTTTGATTGTGTATACCGAAGGCCGCATGCACGATGCCAACAGCCAGTACTCTGCCACCCCAGGCGACGCCGTTGACGGCCTACCTATGGTCGTGCTGATTAACGGCGGCAGCGCGTCGGCGTCAGAAATTGTGGCTGGTGCCCTGCAAGACCAAAACCGAGCACTGGTGCTTGGCACCCGCAGTTTCGGTAAAGGCTCGGTGCAAACCGTTATTTCGATTACCGAAGATCGCGCCATTAAAATTACTACCGCGCTTTACTTCACCCCTAACGGCCGCTCGATACAAGCCCAGGGAATCGAACCTGATATAGAGGTAGAACGAGTAAAAATTACTGCCGTGCAACCGCAGGCAGACATAACCGAAGCCGATTTAAGCGGCCACCTAAAGAACGCTAAAGGCGGCGCTGAAGTAAAAGCTAGCGATAGAGGCAAGCGCAAAAACGAACTGCACGAGCGCGATAGCCAATTGTACGAAGCGGTAAATATTCTGCGCGGCCTGCACCTTTTTCAAAAGGCACAGCAAGCCAAGGCAGAAAAAGAACTAGAAAAAAGCCAAGCTGCTGAACAAGCCGCTGCCGAAACCACAGAAACACCATAG
- a CDS encoding murein hydrolase activator EnvC family protein produces MAAILLNSASNSIANIKTNIGTALKRGAVLCALAVSFCAVCTHADEAADKARLEAVRKNIAALKAELEKTKSAREELLKSLEDTEKNIGDLSNKAQQIKKQINQGEQKLDALKDERSELQLKKKNEQQQVGQHINAAYRLGQQSSIKLLFNQQDPTTVARNIRYYDYFVQARSEKITSYTATIARLDTIEQEFAFETAKLKSNYDNLKQQQEALNAKKKQREITVAKLNKDINSKSGQLSQLEKDRQNLARLIEQVTAILDETEMRNDTKLFAGLKGKLPWPTQGRVLNSFGSSRVSNKVHWQGMLIGANSGTPVKAIHNGRVVFSDYLRGHGLLIIVDHGAGYLSLYGHNQALYKELGEWVTAGETIAAVGNTGGQQQSALYFELRHNGKPTDPKRWFKTA; encoded by the coding sequence ATGGCCGCAATCTTGTTAAATTCAGCAAGTAACTCTATAGCCAACATCAAAACCAATATCGGCACCGCGCTTAAACGCGGTGCCGTGTTGTGTGCACTCGCAGTTTCTTTTTGCGCTGTGTGCACCCATGCAGATGAAGCCGCAGACAAAGCCAGGCTGGAAGCGGTGCGCAAAAATATTGCCGCGCTAAAAGCCGAACTAGAAAAAACCAAAAGTGCGCGCGAAGAGCTGCTCAAATCTTTAGAAGACACCGAAAAGAATATTGGTGATCTCAGCAATAAAGCCCAACAAATTAAGAAGCAAATCAACCAAGGGGAGCAAAAATTAGATGCCCTCAAGGATGAGCGCAGCGAGCTTCAGCTCAAAAAAAAAAATGAGCAACAACAAGTTGGCCAGCATATCAACGCCGCCTACCGGCTAGGCCAACAAAGCAGCATTAAGCTGTTATTTAACCAGCAAGACCCCACTACCGTAGCGCGCAATATTCGCTACTACGATTATTTTGTGCAGGCCCGCAGCGAAAAAATTACAAGTTACACAGCCACTATTGCCCGCCTAGACACCATCGAACAAGAATTTGCCTTCGAAACAGCCAAGCTTAAAAGCAACTACGACAACCTAAAGCAGCAACAAGAAGCGCTAAACGCTAAAAAGAAACAGCGCGAAATAACCGTAGCCAAGCTTAATAAAGATATAAACAGCAAATCGGGCCAGCTTTCACAGCTAGAAAAAGACCGCCAAAACCTAGCCCGCCTTATAGAGCAAGTTACCGCTATTTTGGATGAAACCGAAATGCGCAATGACACCAAATTGTTCGCCGGTTTAAAGGGTAAACTCCCTTGGCCAACACAGGGGCGAGTGCTTAATAGCTTTGGCAGCTCGCGGGTGAGCAATAAGGTTCACTGGCAGGGCATGCTAATTGGTGCGAACAGTGGCACCCCTGTAAAAGCCATTCACAACGGTCGCGTTGTTTTTTCTGATTACTTGCGCGGCCACGGGCTGCTTATTATTGTGGATCACGGCGCGGGGTACTTATCCCTCTACGGTCACAATCAAGCCCTATATAAAGAGCTTGGCGAATGGGTTACCGCAGGCGAAACCATTGCAGCCGTAGGCAACACAGGTGGCCAGCAACAATCTGCCCTATACTTTGAGCTTAGGCATAACGGTAAACCCACCGACCCAAAGCGCTGGTTTAAAACTGCCTAG